Part of the Schistocerca americana isolate TAMUIC-IGC-003095 chromosome 5, iqSchAmer2.1, whole genome shotgun sequence genome, gtggagatctcttctgaacaatacaTTGCATTGCACTCCAgctatgctcagtaatgttcatgactggggagtttggtggccagcggaagtgttcaaactcagaagagtgttcctggcattacactgtagcagttctgtaGGTGTGGGGTGTCGATTGTTCTGCGGGGATttaccaagtccgtcgggatgtacagtggacatgaatggatgcaggtgttctgacgggatgcttacgtacatgtcacctgccagagtcgtatctagacgtaatagGGGTCGCATATCACTGCAACTGAACACGCccccacaattacagagcctccaccaccttgaacagtcccctgctcacatgcagggtccatcgattcaggAGGCTGTCTCAAAccagtgcacgtccatccgctcgatgcaatttgaaactagactcgtccgaccaggtaacatgtttacagtcaccaacagtccaataacGATGTTGATGGTCCCAGGTCAGGcctaaagctctgtgtcgtgcagtcatcaagggtagacgagtggtccttcggctccgaaggcccatatcgatggtattttgttgaatggttcgcatgctgacactcgcttacggcccagcattgaaatctgtaacaatttgcgggagggctacacttctgtcagaatggacgattctcttcggtcgtcattggtcccgttcttgcaggatctttctccagcctcAGCGAtgcaggagatttgatgttttaccggattcctgatgttcacggtacactcgtaaaatggtcgtacgggaaaatccccacttcatcgctacctcggagatgctgtggcccatcgctcgtgcgccaaatacaacaccacgttcaaattcacttaaattttgattacctGCCacaatagcagcagtaaccgatgtaacaactgcgccagacgcttgttgccttatataggcccTGTTGACAGtagcgccatattctacctgtttacatatatctgtatttaaatacgcatgcctatgccagtttctcaGGCGCTTCAGATAATGTTGATGTGTTTTAATTGCAACAAAAACTTTAACTGTCTCTAGCTTCCGATGTTCGTATGTGTCTAAGATATATCGTGTATGACAAACATTGTGAATCCTATTAATCACGTAAGTCGTCTTCATACCGTCCTGAACCACAACATTGACCAAAAATCAACTGCAGTCAGTCTaatagacaaaaaatgaatatttatttgttCGACTTCTGCGCGATGCTGTACTAATCATACGATTGTGATTAAAATGTCATGAGTTGTTGTGTGTGAAACCATGAAGGTTTCTGCGGTGATAAGAATCACCTATTGGCAATAAGGATTAGGGTAAAACGGAGGTGACATAGAAGTTTAACTTAGGAACGTCTGGagcaatttcaatcaaattttgtttatatgtgACTCATTGTCTATAAAATTACTTGTATAATAATATTGTGAGGGTTATGTATCCTAACCACAGGGGGTGATAAGAAGTGCATGTAAAATTGTCGTTAACGACCGATGTCAGTATCAAATCACAGTTTTCTGGTTCGCTAGACGTATTAGTCACAGTCACTATCCAGTTTCACCCCTAGAGTTTGGATTAGACAGTGACATAACAGCATATCTGTAACGGCACAACAAATTTCTACAAAAAAAAGTCTGTGGCTGTAATGCACCCCTAACACCCGTGCGGCGAAGTGTTTTGGGTGAAGCGTtatcggggaggggggagggggcggggggggggggggttggctggTTGTTTCagggggagtggaccaaacagcgaggttatcggtcgcATCGgtttaggggaggatggggaagaaagtcggccgtatcctgtcaaaggaactatccttgcatttgcctgaagcgatttagggaaaatctgattcaggatggccggacgctggtttgagccgtcgtcctcccgaatacgagtcctcgctgctaaccactgcgccacctcgctgggtccgGGCGTTATCCTGGTGAAATTTAAGCCCATTATTTCATGCCATAGAGGACAACAacacggggcatagaatatcgtagcTGTACTGTTGTGCTTTAAGGATAACACTTCAAGGATAACACGGACGACAACTAAAGAGGTACTGCTATGAAAAAAAATGGTACCGCTGACCATTACTCCTAGTTGCCGGGCCGTACTGTGGACGATAATGAATTTGGTATCCCACCACGGTCCAGGTTGTGATTTCAGTATCATATGGAATGCAAatcttttattttagtttattttacttcattttttccCTTTTCCGGAGTTCCCCCCCTCCCGCTTCCCAttgtgtgtctgtgtttttttttacattttcatttcttttgttaagTTAAGCAGAGAGAGTTTGCACTAGTGTATGTCTGTTCGTTTATCACGTATTTGTTCTCTGCCCGACCTTTTGTAATGTCTTTGTAGTGTCTCTTGGTGCTAATGATTTTCATATCATGTCCCGTATTGGTAACATGGTGTTTCAAgtattctgcaaatgtggaatgatttATATCATATTTCCAACACCTGATGTATTCTTTATATAATGTTTAAAAATTCCGtcgtgaaaataataataataataaagaaagttTGCATAATAACTTAAACATaccgaaagacacacacacacacacacacacacacacacacacacacacacacacacacggggatagcaggatgtaaagtaataattatcaacaCAAATTCGCATTTTTTTCTAGAAAACAGGAAGCCAAAAGTAATGCACAACCCAAAGTCTTTGGAATTAATTTAATACCCAAAACGTTATTGTCTTCCACTTACATTTCAGGTGTGAATGTGTCTGCTGTGTACTTACGAAGGAAAGGGGGCATTGAACACATGCCAAGTCCTGGTAATACGTAATGAAAGTCAGCTACCTGTTCGCATCGGCTTCTTTCGTATATTGGAATGCAACTCTCTGCTCACTGCCTGTAAGTAACACACAGCTCTGTAGGTGTCCATTTACAGGCACGATAAATGCTAAAAGATCTCTACTAAATGATACTGTTTGCTTTTTAATACACATAATAAGATACACGATACTATCAGATCATTCCAACCAGCTTTTATGTAGTAAACTGAATGAGATACTCCTAAATACTTAAGACGATTTCGCGTAGAAGCTATAAGGGTTAGTGACACACGAAGTTAGAGCCTTGTCATACGTTTCCCTTATCAGTCAAAGGCATCCTTTCCTTATGTTTGCCAATGGTGGCTGGTCGTACTGTTCGGAAAAAGCAACAAAACTTCTAGCACCGGAGGTCTGGAAAATATGGTGTAACTTAAGAATATgctctgaactgttcatagtagaaCAAAACTTCTGGAACACAGTATAATTATAGTTACGATAATAAACTAATCGAGGTAGTTCGATAGGCTCTGTTcaaaagtgtgtgtgtatgtgtgtgtgtgtgtgtgtgtgtgtgtgtgtgtgtgtgagtgtgtgtgtgcatgcgtctGTAAGAAAAGGAGAAAGTGTGGGGAAAATTTTTACTCGTTCAGTGATAATCAGAACAaacgaagagttgaagaaccgttTATTTGTAGTTCCACATGTTAACAGAGTAAGAGTGATTTCGCATCACTTCAAGACACAGTGTGGATGGAGAAAAATCATTGTAGTGAAAATTATGAATTTTCATATTGTAAATCTCTGGGACAGTATTCATGTGGGCGACGTATTATGGCCGACTACTTCGTGTCAGCTGAATGGTGTGTGCAGCGCCTGGGTCGGCTCAGAAGGTGATGCCGCGCTGCTTCCAGGTCTCTGCGTGCTTCTTGGCGTACTCCCCAGTGGGGTCGAACTTGGCCTTCAGCTTGGCCCACTCTTCAGGGTACTTCTCCGTGACGTGCTTCAGGGTCTTGATAGCTCTCTCCAGCTGGCTGGGCGTGCAGTCCAGACACCCGTTCGCCACAAATTTTGGCAGTCTCTCTGCAAGAAGAACAAACGCATTAAAATGACTGGCCGTCAGTTGAGGTTGTGGGATTGCTACAGTATTACGAAAATGTGTGATTTAAATGCATCCTTGCGTTAGTTGTAATAACGGCTACACATTTCACAGTTACGTGTACAGAATTTTTGTCTCTACTTTAAACATCATCGAAACAGAGAACCATGGAAGAAGAACCAATAgtccgattccatattcctagattacgGGAAAGCGTTTTACACAGTGTCCCTCTACAGACTTAGGTCCGAGTATCTGGAGTAGGTTCCCCGTGTTCATCTGAGACAGTGGTGTctcctggagtgccccagggaggtgtgacAAGTGGGGTCTTTTTCTGTACAGCGCGAAAAAAAAATGGTGCATTTCGAGGTCCGCATGctattcctcatccagattcaagagcAAAGATTAGCTAGAAAAATCATATTGGGTGCATTCTGAGGTAATAAGTACAAAAACGAGGAGCGGACAAGACATCCACATCGCGCAACGCATAGAGCAACGTGTATCACTCCGCACTAGCGTACCAGGTGTTGTTGCTCACTGAGTACCCTGCTGGGACATCAAACCCACCTCCACCACCGAGCTATTGTTCAAATCCTCGTCAGGttcgttatttattttcttattattttggaatctgtggtgtcacggccagacaccacacttgctgggtggtagcctttaaatcggccgcggtccgttagtattcgtcggacccgcatgtcgccgctatcagtgattgcagaccgagcgtcgccacacggcgggtctagtctagagagactgcctagcactcgccccagttttgctagcgatggttcactgactacatacgctctcatttgcagagacgacagtttagcatagccttcagctgcgtcattttctacggcctagcaaggcgccctattcagttactatgtcttctgaacagataatattgtgactcatgtaccgtcaagagcgacattcatcattaatggattaaagtgatGTATCTAACTAataacgtccgctttctgaattctaattcctagtcatgttccagacctcacgtcagtatagttcttccccccacacgccagcctgcgtgagctaaaacgcgtgcatttcggcctcctctggtaacacggtgttggctattctgccaacacaacagaatccGTTTCCGAGTTCTCGTTTATAGGCAGGACATGATTTTGTCAGACCACAACAGCCTATCACACGACAATAGGACTCATTAAACTGCAGGCATCTGCCTACCAGCTGCGCAGACCGCAGCCATAACTGGCCTTGTCAAGATCATGTAGGATGGCATCCCAATGGAGTACACAAACGATAAAAATGTTGATATGCTTTTGGGGCGGGGTGCTGCTGCACGTGCATATATCCTCATAGGTATCATCCCGATAAGAATAGTCGCCTGGAGCATCGCCTTCTGAAAAACCATAATATTCGTTCTGAACTAATGGACAGTGGTCGTCCCAggactagacgtactccacaaaGGACGCGGTTCTTGAAACAGTGAAGTACCCGTGATATTCCGAGGCACTTCCAAATATATCTAAACTAGTTGGTTAAGTGATTCACGTGGAAGAATTTCATCCATATCATAACACGTTAACTTAATACCAGCTGCCAGAAGTGTCTTTTGACGAGTGCAGTTTTGTGTATTGCTTTAGCACCAGTTGGAAAGTAATGAACATTAGGGAAACAACGCGAAACGGACTGACGAATCCAACTTCACTGGTGAAGGTATTTTCATATCACCTATGAGCGTGGCTTTCAAGCGCGCTTTGGCAAAAGCCTGGTGTCTAGATTCGTATGAGGAGTGATTTTCGCCCCTTATCTAATGTCGGACAAGTTGAATCCACTTCTGTATCGTGTGTTTCTTTGCGATACTTTACCTGACATATTAGAAAACGATCCACTTAGTGTTCGGCAAATGctatggtttcagcaggatggtgcactGCCATGCTTTTGAGTGATTGTGCGTAACCActgaaatgaagcgtttccaggtTCTGGGTACACTTCAAGAAATATGTTTGTAGTACTCCATCGATGCACACTATCTAACAGCTTACGGGCATTCCGATTCGACAGCGATAGGTGATGATGTGTTGCGTAGGCTCCAGAAAATGTTGACCCAGAGAGTGGTGAAGTGTctgcaaatgcaaggtggtcgcttAGAAAACCTTCTGTAAAGTGAACCTTGGTCATAAGTGGCCGTACCGGCTCTGTGATGACAATTCTGGACTTTTAATGTGCGGAATGGAATTATTGTGCGTAGTATCAAGTGCACTTTAGTGCGAcgtactttttgagtttttgtacctCACCAGATACAGACAAAGTCACAATATCCGCCATTATTTTCTATTGGCTTAGTTTTATGGACGGAACAAAGTGATCATTTACGTCTATAAGAAGTCCGTGTTATCTCTAAcagtttaaataaaggtaacagtagcaGAAAGAAATACGCAGGATACTGCATTGTGGAGATGTAAATTGaatacaatttgatgctttaactgaaaaacgAGTTTGGTTTGAACGTGACTCGATCATTGCCTCGCCTCACTGAGCTAATGGTACAGCCCCACCACAGCGCAGCACTCGTGCCGCCTGTTCTTGGCCACGCTACATgcagttacagcgttgccagaaCCTCGCTTTTGGCCGCACTAGGTTTTGCTCGATACACTGCCGTCTTGAATTGTGATGAGAGGTAGCAAGCCAATCGCCAGGTGCGGCATTTCTACTTCATCCTGTtgatacataaatgatctgtcgaATAGAACGAGCAGCAGTCTGCGAATGTTTGCTTATGAAGCTCGAGTGTACAGAAAAGtatgatacaggatgacttagacttAGTGGCGGATACAGATTGGGGGCGCCCCCCTCCCCCTACCACACCGACGCCCACTTGCGGGGCCGCCCGCATTACCacattaccccctcccccccccccccctcccgcagagTCAGCAAGCACGCAATTCGTTCGTTTCTtttgtcagtcgactcgactgaatagaGTGATCGAGTATtcgtactttcctatgtagcacgcgcgtccgcgtcactgtaatttatacgtttctgtctggcacatagataacCAGCACCTACTTACAGAAAAGTCACGGCCTTTCTAGTGATCTGGATACGTTATTCCGTCTGGCATTTGTACGAGAAAAGTCGCAAGTATTCTACTGTTTCCTTGTGCAGTGAACCTTCGAGGTCGAGAACGAAGGACGATCGACTTAATTGCTTAGCTCCGTTGAACATTCACACTGACATTGATTCTTCTATTGACGATATAATTAACCAATTTTCCGGGAAGAGTAgccgcatagaattcatcatttatggAAGAGAACCGCAATTGCAGCTTTTTTATGTCATAAGATGGCTTTGTCTTACATATGTATGTAATCGGTTTAAATAGAAATTTgggtgtgacttgattattttttattacagtaaaagcagaggtagctcaagatatctttagcgccccctccttgaagt contains:
- the LOC124615704 gene encoding ejaculatory bulb-specific protein 3-like, which encodes MAGKLVLCCLLGLFVLCMEAAPQDKLDSFNVDEVLNNERLLKSYIQCMLDADEGRCTNEGKEIKKRLPKFVANGCLDCTPSQLERAIKTLKHVTEKYPEEWAKLKAKFDPTGEYAKKHAETWKQRGITF